Below is a window of Desmonostoc muscorum LEGE 12446 DNA.
AAATCAGCGCCGATCGCAAAGCACCAAATTCTGATTCTGGTTGAGGAGATTTGGTTTTAATCGCTTGCGCCAACCGATGCAGCAAAAATTCTCCTTGGGATGTGTACAGAAGTTGCGAAACCACTGCCGGAGTAACTTCCACACGATTAAGTAAAATCCGCCGCAATTCCTGAAGCTTTTCAACAGGTAAATATTGTTGATATGCTGCTAAATCATCGTCAATTACACCTGTTTTGGCGTAGTTTTCTAAAGCTGTGACTGAAATCGAAAGCTCTAGAGCTGAATAAGACGCATAAATGCGTTCTGCTGCCGATACAGAATTACTAATTCCAAATGTTGGCAGCACCATTGAAAGAACCAGCAACAGGAAATTTTTTCTCAGGGTGCTGGCCCAATTACCAAACAAACTATTCATCGCTCAACTGTTTCGGTGGTCTGGTTTTTTGAGGTGTTGGCTTTGGTAGTTTTTCGGGCGCCCTGCTTGGTTTATTGAAAAAGAATTCAGAATTCAGAATTCAGTAGGATTTATGTATGACTTGCAGATGAATAAATCCATACTGTACTAGGATATTCATAATCATTACTGATTGATTTCGACTCCTAAATTCTGACTGCGGAATTCTTTTTCAAAGATTTTTTCTGGCTATAAGTTTAACAAGTTAGATCGCTACAAAGTCAAATTTGTGGAAAAAGTATCGATTTTACAAAAGAATGACTTCAGTAGTTTGCCTTCACCAGAAAATCATAACAAATCAAAAAATATCATGCCTCAGTAATTATGTTGTAACTTTGGATATGGCACAATTTTACTAGATTAAAAAAATACTAAAGCTTTTGAAAATAATTTCTACTAATTCTCAGAATTCTTCTAAGTCAAATTGAGAATTCATCTGACTTATAGCGTTTCCCCACAAGCGTGAGGTACACCTGTAGGGGCACGGCAGTGCCGTGCCCCTACACCTTGCGATCTGATGTTGTACTGCATCTGAATGGGAACCGCTAAAAGTATGATTAACATTGAAATGAAGCAAACTTGTTGTTGATTTTTTTACATTCTGACTCCTGACTCCTGAATTCTGAATTCTTCTTCAATCACTTTTTCCCAAGGCGATCGCCACTGAACCTGTGACTACTAAACCCGCTCCTAATATTCCTAAAAAAGTGAACCGTTCTGGTGGAATTAAATCAGGTGCGATCGCTGATACCACGGCAACTGATATTAATGTCACAATGGGAGCCAAAGCTAATACTGCACTGACTCGTGATGCTTCCCAATGTTCTAATGATTCAGCAAAAGCACCGTAAGCAATTAGAGTATTCAAAGCACAAAAAATCAACATTCCCGACCGCAAAGCATCAAGTGTAAAAATTGATTTTACACTAGCTAAGGGAGTGAATAATAAAGCACAACCTCCGTAAATAATTAGCATGATGCTAGCGGAAGACAAAGATTGTAATAATTGCTTTTGTGCCAAAGCATAAATAGCCCATGCTGCTGCTCCTAGCACAATCAAAATACTACCTAGTATATAAGTATTTTGCGCTGTAATTAAATTCGTTAGCTGTTCCCGAAAAAATAAAAAGTAACCGCAAATCAGTACACTGACACCAATCCATTGATACAGCCGATAACGTTCATGAAAAATTACTAAACCACCCAAACCTAATAAAAGGGTAGCTAATTGAATCAAAACTTCAGCATTAGCGGGTGATGTTAATGCTAAACCTTGCATAAATAAGAAGTAATTCATCGCTAAGAAGAGTGTAGCGATCGCCAATAACTTCCCAGAAGCAGAACGCAGTTGTTTTAACTTCGGTAATTTCCCACTTATTCCTAAATATCCAAACAGCAGTACAAATGATACCAAAAAACGAAACCAAATAACTGTATAAACATCAAGTGCTTGCAAAGTTACTGCAAGAGCGATCGGTAAAATTCCCCACATTAAGACAGTTAACAGAGATAACCCTAACCCTAACCGCCAGCGACCAGAACTTTGATGTAGTGACATTTAAATATGCGAATTTCAAGTAGGGCTAATAATATATAGTTTACACATCTAAATTTTATCAACCTCTTGCTGAATAAGCATATTAACCACTATTTCATACATAGGTAGGGGCGTACAGCTGTACGCCCCTACATTTAGGATTTCAGGAATTATGGTAATTACGATCGCTTAACTAACGAGTGCGTAGGCCTAGCCCGCCGGAGGTATCGCCAAGTATCGGTTCTATATTGCTGACTTTGGTATGGTCTAGGTAATTATAGACTCTTCTCGAAACTTCACGGACAAAATCTCCAGCTTTGGGATCGTAGTTTGGTCTTTGCACCAAAACACCTGCTAAATAGCTTTTGCCGTTGGGCATTTGAATAATACCCGCGTCACCAATGATAAATCTCAATGTACCAGTTTTGTGGGCGATGGTAGCTCCTTGACCAATACCAGCTGGTAGTAAACTATTGGTTTTCACACGGCGCATAATGCCTAAAACTTGATTGCGGCTGTTTGGGGATAGTAAACGATTATTAGAAACTAACGCCGCCAATCTCACCAAATCTTTAGAACTAGTTGTATTTGTGCCAGCAACGTCTGGAAGTAGATTCCGGAGTGCTGTATTTTGCAATCCCCAGCTACGAAAACGTTGGCTCACTTTTGCTGCACCACCCAAGCGATCGAGAACCATATTTGTGGCGGTATTATCGCTGATTGTCATCATCAAGGTAGCAGTTTCTAAGACGCTAAATTTAGTGCCGATGGGTTTGTATTGCATAGTTCCCGATTCACCAACCCTTAAATCGCGCCGCATCACTAATTTATCTGTGAGTTTAATTCTCCCAGCGTCTATTTCTTGAAAAAGAGCCACTAATAAGGGAAATTTGATTGTACTGGCAGCAGCAAATCTTTTTTCACCATTAATATCTATATAGTTTCCTGTATCTAAATCTAAGAAAAAGATTCCCGGATTTAATGTTTTATAACTCGCTAACAAAGTGCGAATTTGAGAAGTAATACCGACCATTTCCTGACCAAGATTGACAACTCCAGCAAATGTAGCTGCATCTGTGGATTTGATGGCAATATCTTCTCGATTTTCCCCAACAATGGGATTACTTTGGCGGTTAAATGAATTGAATTTGAAAATCCAATGAGAAGGAGAATCTCCTTTAATTGATATATTTTGAGAATTAACATCATAACCGGGAGCTAATTCTACGACAAAACGAGTTGTTTGAGGGTCTGGGTTGCCGACGCGAATTTGTTTAACTGCATTGCCAAAACTTTGTTTGACACTATCAGAATTAAAATTAGTTCCAGGTAAATCAATTACCAATCGGCTAGGATTATCTAATAAAAAGGCTTTTGGTTCTATTCCCGAAGTGGTAGTTAGGTCTAATTGGTTTTGGCTAGAATCATAGTACCAAGACTGTAATTGTGAAGCTTTAGCTTGTCCTGCAACTAGAACCAAACTGCTTAAACCAATGGCCAGTAGATGTGATTTCATGTTGTGAATGTGGGTGTGCAAGTAAGGAGCAACTAATCAGGTTTACTTAGATTGTTTTCTGATGACTGTGCTGAACTTCCGGAGAAAAAGCCAGACAATTTTGGATTTTAGATTTTGGATTGATATGTGGATCAATCCGCTTGCCCTGTAGCATCAAGGAATAATTGGTCATAAATCCCATTGAGTTATTTTTTGAGATGGTATTTGGGATTAGATAAGCACAATAAATCATCATTACTTATCAAAAGTAAATCGCTGACAGTTTTATTTATGATGTGAGTTGACAACAACAGAAATTGTTAATCTAGCGGAACGACGAGCCAAGGATTAATTATGTTTCCGACTTATGTTTTGTAGAGAGAGAAAGTAAAACCCATTCACTAAAACCTTAATACATATAGATTTCGCGTAGGGGCACGGCATTGCCGTGCCCCTACCAACGTATTTGTATCATAATTAAAGTTAAACGGTATAAGATAAGTCCTATACGCAAAACTGTCCCTCTCCGACTCTTAAGAGGAACAGACTTGAACTTTAGTTCACAACGCAGAGAGAGGTTCTGAGAACTCCGTTTAAAAGAAATCAGCCACCCAAGGCGAGGCACCTGCAAATATTTGCGTAGCTGCTGAAATAGCGGTTTCTGTCCCGTGCAGTTTTCCGGCTATTTGCAAATGGTAGGGGGTAAACAAACTTGTATATAGTGGTGCTAGTTCTCGGACATCTAACTGCAACTCACCTTTTCCACCTTTTGTAACTTCACCGCGTCCATTGGCAACAGAAAGAATGAATTTACCATTGTTTCCAGTTAGCAAATTATCTTGAATATCTAGGTGCAGTTGAGCTTGAATTCCTGATGGATAACCCCGCATCTCCAATGCCTTGACTACATCTACTATTCGCAGCATCCAGCGAAACTGAGTCGAAATCTTGGCTGTTTGCTCTGGTAACACCAATGTCAGGGTATCAATTGCAGAACTCTTCCAACGCACCCGCTGAATTTGGGAGCGATGGGTGGCGAGAAAAGACCAGAAAGTTTGGAAAGCCGCAACTGTTCTCAGTACCCAATCTTTGACTAAGATAATTTCACCATCTTGTGTTCGTTGTTGAGTGAAGATGATGTAACCTTCGGGTTGGTCTTTTGCACCAATGAAATAGGCATAGGCTATTTCGTTTTTATCTGCTTGGATTAATCGCTCCCAGATTGCGGGATGTCGGTCTAAATATCCATGCGTGAGTTTTGCTTGCTGCTGATATAGTTGGTGAAAGACTTGATGATTTATCGGAACTACTGGTTGCAAAGGTAGGGGTTGCTCCCGTAGCCCAATTGCGTTGGTTGGAACTTCCCAAATGTACCAGCTACCCCCCTGCTCATACCCGACTTTTCGATACAGGCTTTGCACGGCTGGGTAAAGGGCAGACAGCGGTACACCTCTAGCATAAAGTTCTTTGAGGGTGTGCTGCATGAGAGCGATCGCTCCCCCCGAACCACGGTATTCTGGAGTAATACCCACTACGGCAATTCCCGTCATTGGTACACGCTCACCACCCCACCACTGAGCCATATCCAGAGTTGCCAATCCCCCAATTAATTGCTGTGACTCACGAATAATGCGAAAATTTTCTACGCCAATTTGGTTGATATAAGCTTCCTCGCCACCAAGTGCGTTGACAAAACACTGCTTAAAGATAGTCCCAAGCTGCTGAATATCTTGGGGATGGGCAAGTGTGCTGTATTCAAATTGAGGTGTCATTTCTTATACGATTAATAATACAAGAGCAAAACTATACTACAACAAAGGTTGCTTGAACTTTGACCTTCTGAGGTTCAATGTTGACCTTCTGAGGTTCAATGTTGACCTTCTGAGGTTCAACTTTGACCTTCTGAGGTTCAATGTTGACCTTCTGAGGCTCAACTTTGACCTTCTGAGGTTCAACTTTGACCTTCTGAGGCTCAACGTTGACCTTCTGAGGTTCAACTTTGACCTTCTGAGGTTCAACTTTGACCTTCTGAGGTTCAATGTTGACCTTCTGAGGCTCAACGTTGACCTTCAAAAGCTGGCTAATATTAAAATTTAGATTATAATTCAATACGCTTGGGTTAAGGGTTATTGGTGTAGATAATTGGTCTAGAGAAGACGCGATAAATCGCGTCTCTACATGAGGGTTTTGGGCTGATCTGGATTGTATTGGATTATAATTACTGAAACTTATTTTTCCCAAAATAAAATACTGATGAATGTTGTCATCAATTTATTGCTGTTTTTGCTGCCAATTCTGAGTAGCCTTTGGATTGCTCAAAGTTTCGATCCTTTATCTCCTTATCAGCCTCTCCAGGTGATAGACGGTGCAGCTTTATATAGAAAAGAATTAACAAACGGTAACGAAGCTTATTTACAAGTTATTGACCTCCGCAAAATGCACATCGACCAAATCATTGGAGAGGTCGATAATATGGGTCAAAATCAAGGTAATTACTATAAAGGAGAAGGTGGACATTACAGCCCTTTTTTCAAAACCAAGTTATTCTCAGAAGTTGCAAATGAATATCAACAGCTTTACGGTAACAACGTTTTTTCTATGATTAATTGTTCTTTTTTTGAGCAATATCAACCTAGTACTCAATTATCTTTCCCAATTAAACTCAATGGTGTAGTCATCAGTAGCGGTAATAGTCCTTACGGCCCCGTCAAAGAACCAAAAGATAAATATTATAGTAATATTCGCCTCAAGGCTTTAGTTTGGGATGAAAAGCAAGCGTATATCACAAATTACGACCAAGTTAGTGGTGCGCCTCTGAATCAAAAAGCAGTGAAAAACGCCATCGTCACTTACGAATACAGCGACCATCCGGCAAAAGTATTAGCTCAAAATCAAGTAAATAAATACCAAGTCATCGGTACTCTTAACAAAGATGGTGTTAAGGGTGACGAGTTGCTGCTGATTATGACAGTGAACCAAACAACTTTAGACGAGGCAGCGGATTTATTACGCAAATTAGGAGTCAAAGGCGATATCATTACCGTTGACGGTGGCAGATCAACTTATTTGTTCAATCCCAAAAGCGGAAATATTATTGTTCCACAACTGTCTAATCCGCAAGAAAATCCTGCTTTTCGACACCTACCTCATTATCTGGGATTCCGTAAAAAAACTAAAAATCAGGTTGCGCCAAAAATCTTGCTCAGTCAGCCAGTTGGTAAAGTCGTTGCAAATAAAGATCAGCCTTATTTAATATTGTGGCGAGACAATTTTGATGGCGATGTCTCGATTAAGTTGTACTATGAGAACAAACTTATTCAAAACATTTCTTCCCGTACTGCTAGCGATGGAGTTTATGAGTGGACACCGGGTATTCCTGTAAAAGAAGGCTATTTTGTTCGGGTTTCTAGCTCCAAAGACCGGAATATTTTCGGGCAGTTGCAATTTTAGCCCAATGGGAAAATGAAATGGATAACTGGCTAATCACAAACCTCTCAATAAGATTGGCGGTGTGGCAGTGGTTGGAATTGTCATAGTTTCTCACAGTAAACAATTAGCTCTGGGTGTGCGGGAACTCGCCGCGCAGATGGTTCAGGGTGAATTCCCGATCGCCATTGCAGCAGGTATTGAAGATCCCGAAAATCCCTTGGGTACTGATCCCATCCAAGTTAGTGAAGCGATCGCTGCTGTTTTCTCTGATGATGGTGTCTTAGTATTAATGGATTTGGGTAGCGCTTTGCTAAGTGCAGAAATGGCACTGGAGTTTCTCCCAGAGGAACAGCGGCAAAAAGTCTATTTGTGTGAAGCGCCTCTGGTAGAAGGTGCGATCGCTGCTGTTGTAGCTGCTGCGGCTGGGAAGAACATTCACCAAGTTATGGCGGAAGCACGGAGCGCATTAGTAGCAAAAGCAACTCAATTGGGTGTGGCTAGTAGTCCTTTGTTGGTTGTGGATAGCGACATCCCAGCAAGCAATACAGAATCCCCAAGGCGAGAAATCCAGCTGATTGTCAGCAATCGCTTAGGATTACACGCCCGCCCCGCAGCCCAGTTTGTGGCAACCGCAGCCCGATTTCAATCTCAAATTTTGGTGCGGAATTTAACTAGAAATACTGGGTTAGTCCGGGGTGACAGTATTAACCAAGTCACAACTTTAGGGGTGCGCCAAGGACACGAATTGCTGATTACTGCCACCGGCTCAGATGCAGATGCAGCGCTGGCAGCATTGCAAGTATTGTTTACAACTAATTTTGGTGAAGATAATGTTGCCTTAAATTCTCCACCAGTATCTAGGCAGGAAGTTACCCCAGCAACTCCCGGCGAACTTTCGGGAATTGCAGCTTCTGGTGGAGTGGCGATCGCACCTGTTGTTCATTATCAACCCACTCCCATTTCCATTACCCAATACCACGTAGATGATCCAGAAGCAGAGTGGCAACGTTTACAAGCAGCAATTCACATCGCTCGACAAGAAATTCAGGCGGTGTTCTCACAAGCATCTTTTCAAATTGGTGACGCTGAAGCCGCCATCTTTGATGCCCATTTACTATTTTTAGAAGATCCAGTTCTGTTGGAAGCGGCTTATGGGCGCATTTTAGAACACCATATCAATGCCGAAGCTGCTTGGCAAGCCGCAGTCGATGAAGTGGCGACTTCCTACCAGACACTTGAGGACTCTTATTTGCAAGAGCGAGTGGACGATGTTGTGGATGTGGGGCAAAGGGTGCTGCGATTACTAACTGGAAATGCCCCTGTCAACTTGCATCTTGATTCACCAGCGATTTTGGTAGCGAGTGATTTAACGCCTTCGGATACCGCCGGACTAGATCCAACAAAGGTGCTGGGCATTTGTACAACTTCTGGCAGTGCCACTTCCCACAGCGCAATTATCGCCCGCACCTTGGGTATTCCCGCAGTTTTGGGAATAGATGCCCAGGTGTTGCACTTGGCAGACGGTACAATCATGGCACTCGATGGTGAAAGTGGCAAAGCTTGGGTAGAACCAGAATTAGATATTCTAGAACAGCTTCAGGCAAAGCGAGAAGCTTGGCAAACTGCCCAACAACAAGCACGAACCACAGCACATCAGCCAGCAATTACTCGTGATGGTCGTCAAGTTAGCGTTTTTGCCAATATTGGTAGTATTAGTGATGTCCAAGTTGCTGTCGCTAACGGTGCCGAAGGTGTGGGACTACTCCGCACCGAGTTTCTGTATTTGGACAGAACCAGCGCCCCCACTGAAGAAGAACAATTAGCAGTGTATCAGGCGATCGCTCAAGTTTTAGATCATCGTCCGCTGATGATTCGGACTTTAGATGTCGGCGGCGATAAACCACTTCCTTATTTGAGGATAGGGTTTCCCGAAGCCAACCCATTCTTAGGCTGGCGGGGAATTCGTTTTTGCTTGGGTAATCCAGAAGTTTTCAAAACTCAGTTGCGGGCAATTTTGAGAGCGAGTGTCGGACACCAAATTAAAATTATGTTGCCGATGATTGCCACTCTCACGGAGGTGCGTGCAGCTAAGGCAATTCTCGGTGAAGTGCAAGCTGAACTACATCAAGTTGGTATCCCCTTCGATGCAGCGATAAAACTAGGGATTATGGTAGAGGTGCCATCAGCAGTGGCGATCGCCGATCAATTAGCCGCTGAGGTAGACTTCTTTAGTATCGGCACTAATGACCTTAGTCAATATACTATGGCTGGTGATCGCACTAACCCACGAGTGGCAAATTTAGTTGATGCGTTGCACCCAGCGGTGTTGCGGATGGTACAGCGAACTGTCCGAGCTGCCCATGCGGCGGGGATTTCTGTAGGTTTATGTGGTGAATTGGCAGCAGATCCTTTAGCAACACCGATTTTATTAGGTTTGGGGCTGGATGAATTGAGCGTGAATCCCCAAAGTATACCTGCAATCAAACAGGCGATTAATCACTTAAGTTTAGAGGAGAGTGAGGCGATCGCAGCATCAGTATTACAGCAAGATTCAGCAAAAGATGTCAGGGAGCTAATTTTGACTTCGGTTACTCCCCCTGCCTAAATTACTCCCTTCTCGCCATAAGATTTTTTGGCGTTGCTGAATCGTGGGATGATTTTGCACAATTAATTTTGAACAATTTTTCAATGGTTTCAACCATCAATTCATATCATGTCCGCTTGATTACTTATTAAATAGATGAACTATAATATCGCCATAACGACCAGGAACATCATTCATTAAAAAACGAACAAGTCTCTTTTGGTGCTAGCTCAAAAGAGCTTTCCTCGCCAAAGGCTTTGCACTCTCCTTGTTCTCCTTTAACTTTAACTATTTCGGACTATAAAACTATCTGCCAAATTTTGATGGTTTGATCGGCACTACCGCTAGCGAGTAACTTACCATCTGGACTCAGGGCTAGAGAATTCACTGTCCCTGAATGGCCAGTGAGGGTTTGCAGTAGTTCACCTGTGGAAAGTCGCCACATTTTGATAGTTTTATCAGCACTCCCACTAATCAGATTTTGTCCATCTGGAGTAACGGCTAAGGATTTTACTGCATCTGAATGTCCAGTTAATGTGTGCAGCAGTTTACCAGTGCCCAAATGCCAAATTTTGATGGTTGTGTCAGCACTACCGCTGAAGAGGATTTGTCCATCAGGACTCATGGCAATTGATTTGACTTCGCCATCGTGACCGTTAAGTGTGCTTAATGGGTCACCTGTGCGTGGGTTCCACAACCTGATTTTGTTGTCAGAACTACCACTGGCAAGGATTGTACCATCAAGGCTGATTGCTACGGCATGAACAGCAGAAGAATGCCAAAGGGTACAAATGCGTTGGCATAGCCCGCCGCAGGCATCGCCTTTATCTAAATTCCAAATCTTGATTTTATTACTGCCACTGGCAAGAATTGTACCATCTGGGCTGATTGCGACAATATTTACTGGTTTTTGATGCCCTAAAAGTGTGTGCAATACTTTGCCTGTTTTCAAATGCAAGAGTTTGACATTACTTTTGGGGTGTTCGCAGCTACCAACAGCGAGAAAATTACCATCAGGACTAATTGCTACGGACGAAACTTCACCCAAATTTTCTGTGAGAGTGCGGATTAGTTGGCCAGTTTTGAGATTCCAGAGATTGATGGTTTTGTCTGCACAGCCACTAACTAAAGTCTCACCATCAGGACTAATAGCCACAGAGGTGACTTTGCCAGCATGTCCAGTTAGGGTGTAGGTGAGGTTGACAGTTTCTAGGGTGCGTTTATGTTTGAGATTGGCGATCGCATTTAACAGTTTCTCTATACCTAGAATACTTTGGCGATCGCTCACACCTGTAAAATATTCTTTTAACTTTTGGAAATATTCTTCATCTTCAATTCTCACGGCTGATTGCATCGCCTCTAATGAGTTAGCAAATTCCTGTGGTGAGACTTGACGTAATTCCAACCATGTGTATATAGAGTAATCAATTTGTTCCTGTGCCCAAGTGCGATCGGGTAAATGTGATAAGCTGTGGGCTAATTGCAAAGCCAACTCTGGAACCCAGTAACGTCGCTCTTGTTCTAGAGCTTGGTAGACTTGTTTGTAACCTGTGGCGATCGCCTGTACAGATTGTAAATCAAGAGCATCTTTGAGCAAACTTGGCAGCAACTTTGGCAGCAAAGGTGGTACATCATGGTGAATTAAGTGATAAATATCCGCTACCCAAGCAGCAACCAGAAAGTGACAAGAAATCAACACTTGGCAAAGTTTTTCAAAATCTTGATGATTAACTTGATATTGCAAAGATAATTTACTAACATCAATTCCTTGAGCCTGCCATTTTTCTGATTTTTCTAAAATTGCCAAATTAAACACATTATCTCTGCCCAAAAGATTGATTTCTTCTAAAGTTTCTCCCAGCGCTAATAATTCATCTCGAATTTTTTTCCACTCCAAAGCGCGACTTTTGGCAGATTCCTGAAGAATTTCTTTATAGGATAACCGTGCAATTGTTTTGTAGTAATATTTCTCTTGTTTCAATCCCCAATAAGCAATCCGAAAATTCAGATAATCGCCATCATTTTCTGACTCTAAAATTAAAATCGGCTCTGTTTTCAATATGCCATACAGAGCCTTGATACTGGATTCACTATGAAAACGTTTACTATCCCAAGCCCCTGCTAAAAATTCTGTTGGTCTAACAGGATTATGCAGAGAGTAATTCTGATTGAACAATTTTCTTAAACCTTCAGCCAACATTAATTCTATTTCACAAATGCCATCATTCCTATGTTCAAATTGATCAAACTTGATTTGCGGAGGAGCAAGAAAAACTTTTAGCGGAGTACGTCCTTGGTTTGGATGAGATTCTAAAATTTGTGACGGGTATAATCTTAAAGGCCAGCTATCAAAAATTTTGTAAACTTCTGGTAACTTGAGAGCGGTCTCTCTTTCATGATTTGCTACTTTTAATTGTGTCTCACGCTGATCAACAGCTAATTGTTGTTGCAGAATTTTTGTTTGTTCAAAGCTGGAATCAGAACTATCATTTTGTGTGATGATATTTCCAAATTTTACAACTTCGTTGATGACTTTTGGCAAGAGATAATTAGTTGTAGTCAGACTTTCTTCCGTTCTCTTTTGTATCAGGTCTACAATTACAGGTGCAAACTCTAATACCAATTGAATTAGTAACCTTAGCCCTGGCTCCATAAGGAGATTCCTGTTAAATAAGTAACACTAACAGTGTGCCGAAAATCTGAATAATAGCCGAGTGTTGGACATTGGATAGACAATTCCTTTACTCTTTGTCTATAGAATGTCATCTATTCCAAAAGATAGCAT
It encodes the following:
- a CDS encoding DMT family transporter, yielding MSLHQSSGRWRLGLGLSLLTVLMWGILPIALAVTLQALDVYTVIWFRFLVSFVLLFGYLGISGKLPKLKQLRSASGKLLAIATLFLAMNYFLFMQGLALTSPANAEVLIQLATLLLGLGGLVIFHERYRLYQWIGVSVLICGYFLFFREQLTNLITAQNTYILGSILIVLGAAAWAIYALAQKQLLQSLSSASIMLIIYGGCALLFTPLASVKSIFTLDALRSGMLIFCALNTLIAYGAFAESLEHWEASRVSAVLALAPIVTLISVAVVSAIAPDLIPPERFTFLGILGAGLVVTGSVAIALGKSD
- a CDS encoding serine hydrolase; protein product: MKSHLLAIGLSSLVLVAGQAKASQLQSWYYDSSQNQLDLTTTSGIEPKAFLLDNPSRLVIDLPGTNFNSDSVKQSFGNAVKQIRVGNPDPQTTRFVVELAPGYDVNSQNISIKGDSPSHWIFKFNSFNRQSNPIVGENREDIAIKSTDAATFAGVVNLGQEMVGITSQIRTLLASYKTLNPGIFFLDLDTGNYIDINGEKRFAAASTIKFPLLVALFQEIDAGRIKLTDKLVMRRDLRVGESGTMQYKPIGTKFSVLETATLMMTISDNTATNMVLDRLGGAAKVSQRFRSWGLQNTALRNLLPDVAGTNTTSSKDLVRLAALVSNNRLLSPNSRNQVLGIMRRVKTNSLLPAGIGQGATIAHKTGTLRFIIGDAGIIQMPNGKSYLAGVLVQRPNYDPKAGDFVREVSRRVYNYLDHTKVSNIEPILGDTSGGLGLRTR
- a CDS encoding GNAT family N-acetyltransferase, with the protein product MTPQFEYSTLAHPQDIQQLGTIFKQCFVNALGGEEAYINQIGVENFRIIRESQQLIGGLATLDMAQWWGGERVPMTGIAVVGITPEYRGSGGAIALMQHTLKELYARGVPLSALYPAVQSLYRKVGYEQGGSWYIWEVPTNAIGLREQPLPLQPVVPINHQVFHQLYQQQAKLTHGYLDRHPAIWERLIQADKNEIAYAYFIGAKDQPEGYIIFTQQRTQDGEIILVKDWVLRTVAAFQTFWSFLATHRSQIQRVRWKSSAIDTLTLVLPEQTAKISTQFRWMLRIVDVVKALEMRGYPSGIQAQLHLDIQDNLLTGNNGKFILSVANGRGEVTKGGKGELQLDVRELAPLYTSLFTPYHLQIAGKLHGTETAISAATQIFAGASPWVADFF
- the ptsP gene encoding phosphoenolpyruvate--protein phosphotransferase gives rise to the protein MVGIVIVSHSKQLALGVRELAAQMVQGEFPIAIAAGIEDPENPLGTDPIQVSEAIAAVFSDDGVLVLMDLGSALLSAEMALEFLPEEQRQKVYLCEAPLVEGAIAAVVAAAAGKNIHQVMAEARSALVAKATQLGVASSPLLVVDSDIPASNTESPRREIQLIVSNRLGLHARPAAQFVATAARFQSQILVRNLTRNTGLVRGDSINQVTTLGVRQGHELLITATGSDADAALAALQVLFTTNFGEDNVALNSPPVSRQEVTPATPGELSGIAASGGVAIAPVVHYQPTPISITQYHVDDPEAEWQRLQAAIHIARQEIQAVFSQASFQIGDAEAAIFDAHLLFLEDPVLLEAAYGRILEHHINAEAAWQAAVDEVATSYQTLEDSYLQERVDDVVDVGQRVLRLLTGNAPVNLHLDSPAILVASDLTPSDTAGLDPTKVLGICTTSGSATSHSAIIARTLGIPAVLGIDAQVLHLADGTIMALDGESGKAWVEPELDILEQLQAKREAWQTAQQQARTTAHQPAITRDGRQVSVFANIGSISDVQVAVANGAEGVGLLRTEFLYLDRTSAPTEEEQLAVYQAIAQVLDHRPLMIRTLDVGGDKPLPYLRIGFPEANPFLGWRGIRFCLGNPEVFKTQLRAILRASVGHQIKIMLPMIATLTEVRAAKAILGEVQAELHQVGIPFDAAIKLGIMVEVPSAVAIADQLAAEVDFFSIGTNDLSQYTMAGDRTNPRVANLVDALHPAVLRMVQRTVRAAHAAGISVGLCGELAADPLATPILLGLGLDELSVNPQSIPAIKQAINHLSLEESEAIAASVLQQDSAKDVRELILTSVTPPA
- a CDS encoding WD40 repeat domain-containing protein, which translates into the protein MEPGLRLLIQLVLEFAPVIVDLIQKRTEESLTTTNYLLPKVINEVVKFGNIITQNDSSDSSFEQTKILQQQLAVDQRETQLKVANHERETALKLPEVYKIFDSWPLRLYPSQILESHPNQGRTPLKVFLAPPQIKFDQFEHRNDGICEIELMLAEGLRKLFNQNYSLHNPVRPTEFLAGAWDSKRFHSESSIKALYGILKTEPILILESENDGDYLNFRIAYWGLKQEKYYYKTIARLSYKEILQESAKSRALEWKKIRDELLALGETLEEINLLGRDNVFNLAILEKSEKWQAQGIDVSKLSLQYQVNHQDFEKLCQVLISCHFLVAAWVADIYHLIHHDVPPLLPKLLPSLLKDALDLQSVQAIATGYKQVYQALEQERRYWVPELALQLAHSLSHLPDRTWAQEQIDYSIYTWLELRQVSPQEFANSLEAMQSAVRIEDEEYFQKLKEYFTGVSDRQSILGIEKLLNAIANLKHKRTLETVNLTYTLTGHAGKVTSVAISPDGETLVSGCADKTINLWNLKTGQLIRTLTENLGEVSSVAISPDGNFLAVGSCEHPKSNVKLLHLKTGKVLHTLLGHQKPVNIVAISPDGTILASGSNKIKIWNLDKGDACGGLCQRICTLWHSSAVHAVAISLDGTILASGSSDNKIRLWNPRTGDPLSTLNGHDGEVKSIAMSPDGQILFSGSADTTIKIWHLGTGKLLHTLTGHSDAVKSLAVTPDGQNLISGSADKTIKMWRLSTGELLQTLTGHSGTVNSLALSPDGKLLASGSADQTIKIWQIVL